The following proteins are encoded in a genomic region of Nicotiana sylvestris chromosome 4, ASM39365v2, whole genome shotgun sequence:
- the LOC104247746 gene encoding tetratricopeptide repeat domain-containing protein PYG7, chloroplastic — MLMIQSTISPPVQKTLLVPSQIGKHGCYLALHGGFGSPSVSFHFPRRPIKRNSVQLQIFARKVESFSLLVPEKDDESSEKLLNGGDITTSKGQVLSLSAFSCGYIFWLTSGQVASASESVRVNMVYEVGELFELGIQLTYLLILLALLGAGSFFVIRQVLVRRELDLSAKELQEQVRSGDASATELFELGAVMLRRKFYPAATKYLLQAVQKWDGDDQDLAQVYNALGVSYVLDEKIDKGIAQFENAVKLQPGYVTAWNNLGDAYEKTKDLTSALRAFEEVLLFDPNNKIARPRRDALKDKVQMYKGVSVKSKKS; from the exons ATGCTAATGATacaatccaccatttctcctccTGTCCAAAAAACACTACTTGTTCCATCTCAAATTGGCAAACATGGCTGTTATCTTGCTTTACATGGCGGATTTGGCTCACCATCAGTTTCTTTTCACTTTCCAAGAAGACCCATCAAGCGAAATTCAGTTCAG CTGCAGATTTTTGCAAGGAAAGTAGAATCATTCTCACTTTTGGTTCCAGAGAAAGATGATG AATCATCAGAGAAGTTGCTGAATGGTGGAGATATTACTACTAGTAAAGGACAGGTTCTTTCTCTATCTGCTTTCTCATGTGGATATATCTTCTGGTTGACATCCGGGCAAGTGGCATCAGCAAGTGAAAGTGTCAGAGTAAACATGGTTTATGAGGTCGGAGAGTTATTCGAATTGGGAATCCAACTTACCTACCTGCTTATACTACTAGCATTGCTTGGGGCTGGAAGCTTCTTTGTGATTCGGCAAGTCCTTGTCCGCAGAGAGCTTGATCTTTCTGCCAAAGAATTGCAA GAGCAAGTTAGAAGCGGTGATGCCAGTGCAACAGAACTTTTTGAACTTGGAGCTGTGATGTTGAGGCGAAAATTCTACCCAGCTGCTACAAAGTACCTGCTTCAGGCAGTACAAAAGTGGGATGGAGATGATCAGGATCTTGCCCAA GTTTACAATGCCCTTGGTGTCAGTTATGTTCTTGATGAGAAAATCGACAAAGGAATTGCTCAGTTTGAGAATGCTGTAAAACTTCAACCAGGTTATGTCACGGCATGGAACAACCTTGGCGATGCGTACGAGAAAACAAAAGACTTAACATCCGCTCTAAGAGCATTTGAAGAGGTCCTCCTTTTTGATCCTAATAATAAAATAGCTCGTCCTAGGCGCGATGCATTGAAGGATAAAGTACAGATGTACAAAGGAGTATCTGTGAAATCTAAGAAGAGTTGA